The sequence below is a genomic window from Falsibacillus albus.
CCCAATGCTTTACAATGAATACTTTGAAGACGTTGATCCATTTAGACCAGCTGGCCAAGGCGGCGGAGGTTCATGGGGCGGCCAAGGCGGCGGAGGTTCATGGGGCGGCCAAGGCAGCGGAGGCTCATGGGGCGGCCAAGGCGGCGGCTCATGGGGTGGCCAAGGCGGCGGAGGCTCATGGGGCGGCCATGGTGGCGGAGGTTCATGGGGCGGCCATGGTTGGAATCCTTGGTGGGGCCACGGGCATGGAGGGAATCCCTGGTGGGGTCACGGCGGTCAAGGACAAGGATGGAATCAACCTTGGAATTGGGGGCAAAACGGCCATTGGCAGCATGGCGGGAATTGGGGCAATACTCCTTGGGGCCAGCATCCATGGGGATGGGGCCAAGGAATGGGTCAAGGAAGTCAATGGAATTGGTAATAGAATAAAAGGCTTAAATAAAAGCGAGGACGGGTTCCGATCACCAAATAACCCACTCGCTTTTTTACAATTTATGGATGGTGCCTGTCACCCCATTAAAGTTATAATGAAATGGAATAGTCCAAGGGGGGATGCAGGGATGTCGAAGGAAGAACAGTTTTCGGAAGTTTTTCAGGCTCTGAGGGGGATTCTTGAGCAGTATGAAGAGGGGATGGAGGTAAAAGCGGATAATGATGAAAGCTATTATCTCGATACCAGATACACATATTCTGCGAATAATAAGCCGATCTTTTTTGGGGCGGCCAAGATCAATAAAAATTATGTAAGCTATCACCTGATGCCCGTTTATGTTTGTCCTGAATTGCTGGATTCCGTATCATCAGAATTACGGAAGAAGATGCAGGGAAAATCATGCTTTAATTTTAAAAAAGTCGAAGAAGGCTTGTTTCTTGAACTGAAGGAATTGACGGTAAAGGGAGCGGAGAAATTCCGGCAAAAGCAGTTCATTGAATGAATATGCAGAACTTAATTGAAATGATAATATGTTAACATAATTTAAATAGGTATAAAGACCCGTAAACTAGTATTCTAACAAGTTGCTTTGCGGGTCTTTTATTATTCCAAAAAAAGTTTGTTTCATAAAAAGATATTATTATGTATAATTCTTAATATATTAAAAATTCTGTTATTGTTAGGGGGAAATGGGTTGGATACATTCATTAACAATTTAAGCGGGTGGTTATGGAGTTCACCTATGATTTACATGTGTCTGGGCATCGGATTGATCTTTTCCTTGATGACGAGATTTCTGCAGGTAAGACACATTAAGGACATGGTCATGCTCATGTTCAAAGGCAAAAGCTCGGATGCAGGGGTATCATCCTTTCAGGCTTTGGCCATTGCTTTATCGGGAAGGGTAGGAACCGGGAATATTGCCGGTACAGCCACAGCTATCGCATTTGGCGGACCTGGTGCCGTTTTTTGGATGTGGGCGATTGCTTTTATCGGGGCTGGCAGTGCATTCGTGGAATCCACATTGGCCCAGATTTATAAAATCAAACAGGATGGCCAGTATCGCGGCGGACCTGCTTACTATATCGAAAAGGGAATCGGCGTGAAATGGTATGCTTCATTGTTTGCTTTTGCGGCGATTGTGGCGATGAGTATGCTGATGCCGGGAGTTCAGTCGAATTCAATCGCCTTAGGACTTGATAATGCGTTTGGGATCAGTCCGAAGATTACGGGATTGGGACTTGTCATTTTATTGGCAGTCATCATCTTTGGCGGGATCAAACGGATTGCCAATGTAGCACAATATGTCGTTCCATTCATGGCGGTCGGATATGTACTTATCTCATTAGTCATAGTATTGATGAACATTACAGAGCTTCCAAGTGTGATCGCGCTTATTTTCAAAAGTGCATTCGGAGCCGACCAAGCGTTTGGCGGTATCATTGGGATGGCTATTTCGTGGGGTGTCAAGCGAGGTATTTATTCAAATGAAGCAGGGCAGGGAACCGGTCCCCACGCCGCAGCTGCTGCCGAGGTATCACACCCTGCCAAGCAAGGTTTGGTCCAGGCATTTTCCGTTTATATCGATACGCTTCTTGTTTGTTCAGCGACTGCATTCATGATTTTATTCACGGGGATGTACAACACACAAGGCGAAGGCGGCAAGTTTATTGTTGAAAACCTTCCTGGTGTGGAAGCAGGACCGGCATTTACCCAGGCAGCCATTGAGAAAGTGATTCCAGGATTCGGTGCTGGGA
It includes:
- a CDS encoding alanine/glycine:cation symporter family protein, producing the protein MIYMCLGIGLIFSLMTRFLQVRHIKDMVMLMFKGKSSDAGVSSFQALAIALSGRVGTGNIAGTATAIAFGGPGAVFWMWAIAFIGAGSAFVESTLAQIYKIKQDGQYRGGPAYYIEKGIGVKWYASLFAFAAIVAMSMLMPGVQSNSIALGLDNAFGISPKITGLGLVILLAVIIFGGIKRIANVAQYVVPFMAVGYVLISLVIVLMNITELPSVIALIFKSAFGADQAFGGIIGMAISWGVKRGIYSNEAGQGTGPHAAAAAEVSHPAKQGLVQAFSVYIDTLLVCSATAFMILFTGMYNTQGEGGKFIVENLPGVEAGPAFTQAAIEKVIPGFGAGMVAVALFFFAFTTIMAYYYIAETNVAYLFKGKSNKFAVWALKFVLLGATFYGAVKTAKIAWALGDIGLGIMVWLNMIAIVILYKPAMKALKDYEQQKKLGLDPVFNSKKLGIKNAEFWEEEYKVEEEKVS